The following coding sequences lie in one Lysobacter capsici genomic window:
- a CDS encoding sulfurtransferase translates to MSDWTTLVSAEELAAALGSDDLIVVDTRTSLTDRAASEQAYRQAHIPGARYADLDRDLSDHRKTTGGRHPWPDAADFTATLGRWGITPQHQVVVYDSADGALAASRLWFLLRVLGHRRVAVLDGGWQRWSALGLPSDAEIPAPQATQYEASFDARRLLDAQDVRGLLDSGGLLIDARAGERFRGEVEPLDRVAGHVPGARNRAYALNLADGRFKSPQMLAAEFAPLFDGREPSQVAAMCGSGVTACHHLLAMSHAGFDGAALYAGSWSGWIEDPQRPVATGDS, encoded by the coding sequence ATGAGCGACTGGACCACGCTGGTATCGGCCGAGGAACTGGCCGCTGCGCTGGGTAGCGACGATCTGATCGTCGTCGACACGCGCACCTCGCTGACCGATCGCGCCGCGAGCGAGCAGGCCTATCGCCAGGCGCATATCCCCGGCGCGCGTTACGCCGACCTGGATCGCGACCTGTCCGATCACCGCAAGACCACCGGCGGCCGCCATCCGTGGCCGGACGCGGCCGATTTCACCGCGACCCTCGGCCGCTGGGGCATCACCCCGCAGCATCAGGTCGTCGTCTACGACAGCGCCGACGGCGCCTTGGCCGCGTCGCGGCTGTGGTTCCTGCTGCGCGTGCTCGGTCATCGCCGCGTCGCCGTGCTCGACGGCGGCTGGCAGCGCTGGAGCGCGCTGGGCCTGCCGAGCGATGCCGAGATTCCCGCGCCGCAAGCCACCCAGTACGAGGCCAGTTTCGATGCGCGCCGTCTGCTCGACGCGCAGGACGTGCGCGGCCTGCTCGATTCGGGCGGGCTGTTGATCGATGCGCGCGCGGGCGAACGGTTTCGCGGCGAGGTCGAGCCGCTTGATCGCGTCGCCGGCCACGTGCCCGGCGCGCGCAACCGCGCCTATGCGCTCAATCTCGCCGACGGCCGCTTCAAGTCGCCGCAGATGCTGGCGGCCGAGTTCGCGCCCTTGTTCGATGGCCGCGAACCTTCGCAGGTCGCGGCGATGTGCGGGTCGGGCGTGACCGCCTGCCATCATCTGCTGGCGATGTCGCATGCCGGGTTCGACGGGGCGGCGTTGTACGCCGGGTCGTGGAGCGGTTGGATCGAGGACCCGCAGCGGCCGGTTGCCACCGGCGACAGCTGA
- a CDS encoding DUF4139 domain-containing protein: MKQSLSLLALACALAACSAAPSGTDNAKSAAADTPSDKTGTAAGASTKLTVYSGGYEALAGTQGASVGMPGYALVERPLRFKLNSGRNDVSEQSLPPAMDVEAALLQPQDGSVSVVGQRYISAVAGAQNVIVVAIGRKVSVEHTAGGAKQTDSGVLISANNGLTLALDDGRIKVIRSYDSFSLIDNDNLLPRQSSLQWTVNADKSGDAEFVLSYPMGGMAWRAEYLATLAPGGGCKLALDGAALVANRSGGAFNDARLSLVAGEPNRSRDTVAGNFGYMAADMSAEKVQMAAAPPMPVERAAGEYHAYDLPQAVTLANGSTERIALFPRNGAVACERIYSFESADNDWQPPTPLIERDYHGQVGDLPVMSKVEFSNDKASGLGLPLPAGRVRVFDGSDFLGESALGHTPANAQIKLELGKVFDLSGKREATAFKLDRTGRTITESFAITLKNAKKNPATVRVTEPLPRWADWEIVSSSQPSKKKDARHAEFDVAVPADGETKLTYTVRYRWPQDVKP, translated from the coding sequence ATGAAACAGTCACTGAGCCTGCTCGCCCTGGCCTGCGCATTGGCCGCCTGCTCCGCCGCGCCGTCAGGCACCGACAACGCCAAATCCGCCGCTGCCGACACGCCGTCCGACAAGACCGGCACCGCCGCCGGCGCCAGCACCAAACTCACCGTCTACAGCGGCGGCTACGAAGCGCTGGCCGGCACCCAGGGCGCCAGCGTCGGCATGCCCGGTTATGCGCTGGTCGAACGGCCGCTGCGCTTCAAGCTCAACAGCGGCCGCAACGACGTGTCGGAACAATCGCTGCCGCCGGCGATGGACGTGGAAGCCGCGCTGCTGCAACCGCAAGACGGCAGCGTGAGCGTGGTCGGCCAGCGTTACATCTCCGCGGTCGCGGGCGCGCAGAACGTCATCGTGGTCGCGATCGGCCGCAAGGTCTCGGTCGAACACACCGCCGGCGGCGCCAAGCAGACCGACAGCGGCGTGCTGATCTCGGCCAACAACGGCCTCACCCTCGCCCTCGACGACGGCCGGATCAAGGTGATCCGCAGCTACGACAGCTTCAGCCTGATCGACAACGACAACCTGCTGCCGCGCCAGTCCTCGCTGCAATGGACGGTCAACGCCGACAAGAGCGGCGACGCCGAATTCGTGCTGTCGTACCCGATGGGCGGCATGGCCTGGCGCGCGGAATACCTCGCCACGCTGGCGCCGGGCGGCGGCTGCAAGCTCGCGCTCGACGGCGCGGCATTGGTCGCCAATCGCTCCGGCGGCGCGTTCAACGATGCGCGCCTGAGCCTGGTCGCGGGCGAGCCCAATCGCAGCCGAGACACGGTGGCCGGCAATTTCGGCTACATGGCAGCGGACATGTCGGCCGAAAAGGTGCAGATGGCCGCCGCACCGCCGATGCCGGTCGAGCGCGCCGCCGGCGAGTACCACGCCTACGATCTGCCGCAAGCGGTGACCCTGGCCAACGGCAGCACCGAGCGCATCGCGCTGTTCCCGCGCAACGGCGCGGTCGCCTGCGAACGCATCTATTCCTTCGAAAGCGCCGACAACGACTGGCAGCCGCCGACGCCGCTGATCGAGCGCGATTACCACGGCCAGGTCGGCGACCTGCCGGTGATGTCCAAGGTCGAGTTCAGCAACGACAAGGCTTCCGGCCTGGGCCTGCCGCTGCCGGCCGGGCGCGTGCGGGTATTCGACGGCAGCGATTTCCTCGGCGAATCCGCGCTCGGCCACACCCCGGCCAATGCGCAGATCAAGCTCGAACTGGGCAAAGTGTTCGACCTGAGCGGCAAGCGCGAGGCGACCGCATTCAAGCTGGACCGTACCGGACGCACCATCACCGAATCGTTCGCGATCACCCTCAAGAACGCGAAGAAGAACCCGGCCACGGTTCGGGTCACCGAGCCCTTGCCGCGCTGGGCCGATTGGGAGATCGTGTCGTCCAGCCAGCCGTCGAAGAAGAAGGACGCGCGCCATGCCGAGTTCGACGTGGCGGTGCCGGCCGACGGCGAAACCAAGCTGACCTACACCGTGCGTTATCGCTGGCCCCAGGACGTCAAACCATGA
- a CDS encoding enoyl-CoA hydratase/isomerase family protein, with product MNCVETIHHGDIVEIKLARAPVNALDPKLCNAAREALESAIHHGAHGIVLSGGPKIFSAGLDVPYLLSLGEQRDHLLLAWQSFFGLARALASSPVPVVAAIGGHSPAGGCVLALCCDYRVMASGNYRIGLNETQVGLVAPEGIQRLMRRVIGHYRAERLLIAGELVDADTALRIGLVDELAEIDAVSEHAREWLAQLLTLPRSAMLQTRLLARADLVEALRPEHIELDRFVDAWYSPDTQGALKALVAKLGK from the coding sequence ATGAATTGCGTAGAAACCATCCACCACGGCGACATCGTCGAAATCAAGCTGGCGCGCGCGCCGGTCAACGCGCTCGATCCCAAGCTGTGCAACGCCGCGCGCGAGGCGCTGGAAAGCGCGATCCACCATGGCGCGCATGGCATCGTGCTCAGCGGCGGCCCCAAGATCTTCTCGGCCGGCCTCGATGTGCCCTACCTGCTCTCGCTCGGCGAGCAGCGCGATCACTTGCTGCTGGCGTGGCAGTCGTTCTTCGGCCTGGCGCGCGCGTTGGCGTCCTCGCCGGTGCCGGTGGTCGCGGCGATCGGCGGACACTCGCCCGCCGGCGGTTGCGTGCTGGCGCTGTGCTGCGATTACCGGGTCATGGCCTCGGGCAACTACCGCATCGGCCTCAACGAAACCCAGGTCGGCCTGGTCGCGCCCGAAGGCATCCAGCGCCTGATGCGACGCGTGATCGGCCATTACCGCGCCGAGCGGTTGCTGATCGCCGGCGAACTGGTCGATGCCGACACCGCGCTGCGCATCGGCCTGGTCGACGAGTTGGCCGAGATCGACGCGGTCAGCGAACACGCACGCGAATGGCTGGCGCAGCTGCTGACCCTGCCGCGCAGCGCGATGCTGCAGACACGTTTGCTGGCGCGCGCCGATCTGGTCGAAGCGCTGCGTCCGGAACACATCGAACTCGATCGTTTCGTCGACGCGTGGTATTCGCCCGATACGCAGGGCGCGTTGAAGGCGTTGGTGGCGAAGCTCGGAAAGTAA
- a CDS encoding OprO/OprP family phosphate-selective porin, with product MKLSRTTLAVALFAALAAPAAHAEIALDVIGDSEVTFEGLLQGDYNDFNSDVLNLNGDVPDGKDSDQELRRAELVLKGKGPGNFEWVAGYDAKADKFLDVNIKYKLGGDANHYLQFGQFKQPNSLEELSSTKNNDFISKAMVTNTFGIARRVGVAYSYGTNDWGITASYFGDELTRNQKHGAGYGLRGTFAPINEKGNILHLGLSYVNLEAELEGSTGVLSDTSRIRTRPQADLAAGRLVDSGTLTNVDRQAIIGAEAMYVHGPFKLQAEYMRSTLDRYQTRTLTGKDYTSDSFYVSGVWNVTGETWGYKAGVPTTPLPDAPASGMWQLALRYDKIDLNDGSLRPGATPTAAPIVDGVLGGEMDAWTVGVNWYWRSNFKFMLDYSIVDSSRYIGRTSATYSQNPVYNNRTFNRVVDDSPNILSARFQFYW from the coding sequence ATGAAACTGTCCCGCACCACCCTTGCCGTCGCGTTGTTCGCCGCTCTGGCAGCGCCCGCCGCGCACGCTGAAATCGCACTCGACGTCATCGGGGACTCGGAAGTCACCTTCGAAGGTCTGCTCCAGGGCGATTACAACGACTTCAACAGCGACGTGCTGAACCTCAACGGCGACGTGCCCGACGGCAAGGATTCCGACCAGGAACTGCGCCGCGCCGAACTGGTGCTCAAGGGCAAGGGCCCGGGCAACTTCGAATGGGTCGCCGGCTACGACGCCAAGGCCGACAAGTTCCTCGACGTCAACATCAAGTACAAGCTCGGCGGCGACGCCAACCACTACCTGCAGTTCGGCCAGTTCAAGCAGCCCAACAGCCTGGAAGAGCTGTCCTCGACCAAGAACAACGACTTCATCTCCAAGGCGATGGTGACCAACACCTTCGGCATCGCCCGCCGCGTCGGCGTCGCCTACAGCTACGGCACCAACGACTGGGGCATCACCGCCAGCTACTTCGGCGACGAGCTGACCCGCAACCAGAAGCACGGCGCCGGCTACGGCCTGCGCGGCACCTTCGCCCCGATCAACGAGAAGGGCAACATCCTGCACCTGGGTCTGTCGTACGTGAACCTGGAAGCGGAGCTGGAAGGCAGCACCGGCGTGCTGTCCGACACCTCGCGCATCCGCACCCGCCCGCAGGCCGACCTCGCCGCCGGCCGACTGGTCGACAGCGGCACCCTGACCAACGTCGACCGCCAGGCCATCATCGGCGCCGAAGCGATGTACGTGCATGGCCCGTTCAAGCTGCAGGCCGAGTACATGCGCAGCACGCTCGACCGTTACCAGACCCGCACCCTGACCGGCAAGGACTACACCAGCGACAGCTTCTACGTCAGCGGCGTGTGGAACGTCACCGGCGAGACCTGGGGCTACAAGGCCGGCGTGCCGACCACCCCGCTGCCCGACGCACCCGCCAGCGGCATGTGGCAGCTCGCCCTGCGCTACGACAAGATCGACCTCAACGACGGCTCGCTGCGTCCGGGCGCGACCCCGACCGCCGCTCCGATCGTCGACGGCGTGCTCGGCGGCGAGATGGACGCCTGGACCGTCGGCGTGAACTGGTACTGGCGCTCGAACTTCAAGTTCATGCTCGACTACTCGATCGTCGACAGCTCGCGCTACATCGGCCGCACCAGCGCGACCTACTCGCAGAACCCGGTCTACAACAACCGCACCTTCAACCGCGTCGTCGACGACAGCCCGAACATCCTGTCGGCCCGCTTCCAGTTCTACTGGTAA
- a CDS encoding FKBP-type peptidyl-prolyl cis-trans isomerase N-terminal domain-containing protein, translated as MKLRLIAAAVAALALTAGNAVAQDTSSEKGKLSYALGYDLGRNAVESGEQVDVNTIVKGLQDGYAKKQPSVPVDQLRTAVQNMQKRQQDKAKAEWDKAAAENKTKSDTFINANKAKAGVKVLPSGVQYRVIDAGAGAKPTQASTVALEVAGPFPFGERPAQARPANAIPSIKVSEIEMAAMREVLLQMPTGAKWEVTLPSAQAYGADPRTPYPPNVAVQFEIKLVSVK; from the coding sequence ATGAAGTTGCGTTTGATTGCTGCCGCCGTCGCAGCCCTGGCACTGACCGCCGGCAACGCCGTCGCGCAGGACACTTCGTCCGAGAAGGGCAAGCTGAGCTACGCGCTCGGTTACGACCTCGGCCGCAATGCCGTGGAAAGCGGCGAACAAGTCGATGTGAACACGATCGTCAAGGGTCTGCAGGACGGCTATGCGAAGAAGCAGCCGTCGGTGCCGGTCGATCAGCTGCGCACCGCGGTGCAGAACATGCAGAAGCGCCAGCAGGACAAGGCCAAGGCCGAGTGGGACAAGGCCGCTGCGGAGAACAAGACCAAGAGCGACACCTTCATCAACGCCAACAAGGCCAAGGCCGGCGTGAAGGTGCTGCCGAGCGGCGTGCAGTACCGCGTGATCGACGCGGGCGCCGGCGCCAAGCCGACCCAGGCCAGCACCGTCGCGCTTGAAGTCGCGGGCCCGTTCCCGTTCGGCGAGCGTCCGGCGCAGGCGCGTCCGGCCAATGCGATCCCGTCGATCAAGGTCAGCGAGATCGAAATGGCGGCGATGCGCGAAGTGCTGCTGCAGATGCCGACCGGCGCGAAGTGGGAAGTGACCCTGCCGTCGGCGCAGGCCTACGGCGCCGACCCGCGTACCCCGTATCCGCCGAACGTGGCGGTGCAGTTCGAAATCAAGCTGGTCAGCGTCAAGTAA
- the nth gene encoding endonuclease III, which yields MFSRLQSLNPHPTTELEYSTPYELLVAVALSAQATDVGVNKATRKLFAIANTPRQIVALGVDGLKPYIATIGLFNTKAANVVALSQQLIDLHGGEVPRERAALEALPGVGRKTANVVLNTAFGEPTIAVDTHIFRVSNRTGLAPGKDVVAVEQGLLKVVPQRYLQDAHHWLILHGRYVCKARKPDCPHCVIRDLCRFPDKTPGDPEPVAA from the coding sequence ATGTTCTCGCGCCTGCAATCGCTCAACCCGCATCCGACCACCGAACTCGAATACAGCACGCCGTACGAACTGCTGGTCGCCGTCGCGCTGTCGGCGCAGGCCACCGACGTCGGCGTCAACAAGGCCACGCGCAAGTTGTTTGCGATCGCCAATACGCCGCGGCAGATCGTCGCGCTCGGCGTCGACGGCCTCAAGCCCTACATCGCCACGATCGGCCTGTTCAACACCAAGGCCGCGAACGTGGTCGCGCTGTCGCAGCAACTCATCGACCTGCACGGCGGCGAGGTGCCGCGCGAACGCGCCGCGCTCGAAGCATTGCCCGGGGTCGGCCGCAAGACCGCCAACGTCGTGCTCAACACCGCCTTCGGCGAGCCCACCATCGCGGTCGACACGCACATCTTCCGGGTGTCCAACCGCACCGGCCTGGCGCCTGGCAAGGACGTGGTCGCGGTCGAACAAGGCCTGCTCAAAGTCGTCCCGCAACGCTACCTGCAGGACGCGCATCACTGGCTGATTTTGCACGGACGTTACGTTTGCAAGGCACGAAAACCCGATTGCCCGCATTGCGTCATCCGTGATCTTTGTCGCTTCCCGGACAAGACGCCAGGCGATCCCGAGCCCGTAGCGGCTTGA
- a CDS encoding enoyl-CoA hydratase/isomerase family protein produces MTESPLLVADRGAVRQITVNRPDKLNALNAATLDALLAAFDAAANDPSVRAVILTGAGPKAFVAGADISEMNTLSPVQGRDFSLRGQKLMRRIEKMPKPVIGMINGFALGGGLELAMGCHLRIAADSAKIGQPEINLGLIPGFGGTQRLLRLAGRAATLELCLVGAPIDAARAKELGIVNRVVPAADLETETYKLAEQLAASAPLALRGVLDCVAVGGECGIEEGLEYETAQFGLMFSTDDMREGTTAFLERRKPAFNGT; encoded by the coding sequence ATGACCGAATCGCCCCTTCTCGTCGCCGATCGCGGCGCCGTGCGCCAGATCACCGTCAACCGTCCGGACAAGCTGAACGCGCTAAATGCCGCGACCCTGGACGCCCTGCTGGCGGCGTTCGACGCCGCCGCGAACGACCCGTCGGTGCGCGCGGTGATCCTCACCGGGGCCGGCCCGAAGGCCTTCGTGGCCGGCGCCGACATCTCGGAAATGAACACCCTCAGCCCGGTCCAGGGCCGCGATTTCTCCCTGCGCGGGCAGAAGCTCATGCGCCGGATCGAGAAAATGCCCAAGCCGGTGATCGGCATGATCAACGGTTTCGCCCTCGGCGGCGGGCTGGAGCTGGCGATGGGTTGCCACCTGCGCATCGCCGCGGACAGCGCCAAGATCGGCCAGCCGGAGATCAACCTCGGGCTGATTCCCGGCTTCGGCGGCACCCAGCGCCTGCTGCGCCTGGCCGGGCGCGCGGCGACCCTGGAGCTGTGCCTGGTCGGTGCGCCGATCGACGCCGCACGCGCCAAGGAACTGGGCATCGTCAATCGCGTCGTGCCCGCGGCCGATCTGGAAACCGAGACGTATAAGTTGGCCGAGCAGCTCGCCGCTTCGGCGCCGCTGGCGTTGCGCGGCGTGCTCGACTGCGTCGCGGTCGGCGGCGAATGCGGCATCGAGGAAGGCCTCGAATACGAAACCGCGCAGTTCGGCCTGATGTTCTCGACCGACGACATGCGCGAAGGCACGACCGCGTTCCTGGAACGCCGCAAGCCGGCCTTCAACGGCACCTGA
- a CDS encoding substrate-binding domain-containing protein, whose protein sequence is MFAAPAMAQDAERVRIHGSNTLAHALVPGVAEAWLRDIGYTGIRTSRPRAGLTEIHASRDGLPLVVEIDASDSARGFTDLVDGEAQIAMMTRRPNAAELDAGWQLGDLGSQDQEFVVALDGVAVVVNRRNPVLRLDLEQLRKLFSGQSRDWSELGGAAGEVRVHLDPNAGAVRDLMNERVMRGAAFAEAQLHASARELVAAVAADPLAIGLIPIGEHYGDGTRPLAIADGGRAIVPTRTEVLGEDYPLSRRLYLYGGQMMGALSRSFALYAMTRAGQRAVARSGHVAVTLVPGRARATTAGPIEYRQLVEGAVRLPLSLRFNFNGAGEAGVAASVYDSRAVRDLDRLRAFMQLPPNRGRRLLVIGFADASAGSSMAAMMMSNDRADLVAQELMSRGLKVQQARGMGTALPVTASRNAGARYRNERVEVWLL, encoded by the coding sequence ATGTTCGCCGCGCCCGCGATGGCCCAGGACGCCGAGCGCGTGCGCATCCACGGTTCCAACACGCTCGCTCACGCGCTGGTGCCCGGCGTGGCCGAGGCCTGGCTGCGCGATATCGGCTACACCGGCATCCGCACCTCGCGTCCGCGCGCGGGGCTGACCGAAATCCACGCCAGTCGCGACGGCCTGCCGTTGGTGGTGGAGATCGACGCCAGCGATTCGGCGCGCGGGTTCACCGATCTGGTCGACGGCGAAGCGCAGATCGCGATGATGACGCGGCGGCCGAACGCGGCCGAACTCGATGCCGGCTGGCAACTCGGCGACCTGGGTTCGCAGGATCAGGAGTTCGTGGTCGCGCTCGACGGGGTCGCGGTGGTGGTCAATCGCCGCAACCCGGTGCTGCGCCTGGATCTGGAACAACTGCGCAAGCTGTTTTCCGGGCAGTCGCGCGACTGGAGCGAACTCGGCGGCGCGGCCGGCGAAGTGCGCGTGCATCTGGACCCGAACGCCGGCGCGGTGCGCGACCTGATGAATGAGCGGGTGATGCGCGGCGCCGCGTTCGCCGAAGCGCAGTTGCACGCCAGCGCGCGCGAACTCGTCGCCGCGGTCGCGGCCGATCCGCTCGCGATCGGGCTGATTCCGATCGGCGAACATTACGGCGACGGCACCCGCCCGCTGGCGATCGCCGACGGCGGCCGCGCGATCGTGCCGACCCGCACCGAGGTGCTCGGCGAGGACTATCCGTTGAGCCGGCGCCTGTATCTGTACGGCGGGCAGATGATGGGCGCGTTGAGCCGCAGCTTCGCGCTGTATGCGATGACGCGCGCCGGCCAGCGCGCGGTCGCGCGCAGCGGTCACGTCGCGGTGACCTTGGTGCCGGGCCGCGCGCGTGCGACGACGGCCGGGCCGATCGAGTACCGGCAACTGGTCGAAGGCGCGGTGCGCCTGCCGCTGAGCCTGCGTTTCAACTTCAACGGCGCCGGCGAAGCCGGCGTCGCCGCGAGCGTCTACGACAGCCGCGCGGTGCGCGATCTCGATCGCCTGCGTGCGTTCATGCAGTTGCCGCCGAATCGCGGCCGGCGTTTGCTGGTGATCGGTTTCGCCGACGCCAGCGCGGGTTCGAGCATGGCCGCGATGATGATGAGCAACGACCGCGCCGACCTGGTCGCGCAGGAACTGATGTCGCGCGGGCTGAAAGTGCAGCAGGCGCGCGGCATGGGCACGGCGCTGCCGGTGACCGCGAGTCGCAACGCGGGGGCGCGTTATCGCAATGAGCGGGTCGAGGTGTGGTTGTTGTGA